One Amycolatopsis sp. NBC_00355 genomic window carries:
- a CDS encoding LysR family transcriptional regulator, producing the protein MSLRQYEYALAVAEEGSVTAAAERLRVAQPSVSQQIRGLERELGVQLFARTPTGLVPTVVGRAFLREAAVAVRASRRARATARAGADELVGELTVAVQMGFGTRQLPGALGALRRRFPRLEVTVLEEPSSAELDRLGRRGVLDLALMAACEQTPDDAHHLGDEEFVVVLGAGHPLLAADRVGLAELAGEPWVRFDRDSALDAVLLNVLRDNDLTPDTVARVSQTATAVRWAADGLGVTLVPASAVPGGHGHLVRPVCPAVSQPVIAVLRQGPGPAETALLELLRQENWSGSPAPVS; encoded by the coding sequence ATGAGCCTCCGCCAGTACGAGTACGCCCTGGCCGTGGCCGAAGAGGGTTCGGTGACGGCGGCGGCGGAGCGGTTGCGCGTCGCCCAGCCGTCGGTGTCCCAGCAGATCCGCGGCCTGGAGCGGGAGCTCGGCGTGCAGTTGTTCGCCCGCACGCCGACCGGCCTGGTGCCCACCGTGGTCGGCCGCGCGTTCCTGCGGGAGGCGGCGGTCGCGGTGCGCGCGTCGCGGCGGGCGCGGGCGACGGCGCGGGCCGGCGCCGACGAGCTGGTGGGCGAGCTGACGGTCGCGGTGCAGATGGGCTTCGGCACCCGCCAGCTGCCGGGCGCGCTGGGTGCGCTGCGCCGCCGCTTCCCGCGGCTGGAGGTCACCGTCCTCGAGGAACCGAGCTCCGCCGAGCTGGACCGGCTCGGCCGCCGGGGCGTGCTGGACCTCGCCCTGATGGCGGCGTGCGAGCAGACCCCCGACGACGCCCACCACCTCGGCGACGAGGAGTTCGTCGTGGTGCTGGGCGCCGGGCACCCGCTGCTCGCCGCGGACCGGGTCGGGCTGGCGGAGCTGGCGGGGGAGCCGTGGGTCCGGTTCGACCGCGACAGCGCGCTCGACGCCGTGCTGCTGAACGTGCTGCGGGACAACGACTTGACGCCGGACACGGTCGCCCGCGTGTCCCAGACGGCGACGGCCGTGCGCTGGGCCGCCGACGGGCTGGGGGTGACGCTCGTGCCGGCGTCCGCGGTGCCCGGCGGCCACGGGCACCTCGTCCGCCCGGTGTGCCCGGCCGTGTCCCAGCCCGTCATCGCCGTGCTCCGCCAGGGTCCGGGCCCGGCGGAGACGGCCCTGCTCGAACTCCTGCGCCAGGAGAACTGGTCCGGTTCCCCCGCGCCGGTGTCCTGA
- a CDS encoding AfsR/SARP family transcriptional regulator, protein MLRLLGEVAASVDGAPVDLGHPKQRCVLAALVVERGRVVPIDRLAERVWGTAVPLRGRETVHSYISRLRRALSAVRGVAVVRRSGGYALIADATPLPVDLYRFQDLCAQAGAEGDDARVASTLAEALAWWHGPALTGLAGEWADAERDRLERARLAAQLDLAEARLRLGEGTELVAGLAGLAAAHPYDERIARQYMTALHRAGRTADALQHYREVHTRLTGDLGIDPTAALKDTHRQLLGRDHEPPPPDSPPARPEDPVRRTCLPRDLPDFTGRDGELARLVAAVDDRAAVYSVDGMAGVGKTAFAVHAGHLLAGRFPDGALFVDLQGHSAGKTPLTADEALEVLLGQLGLAATGDTKAQWRAKTAALRLQVVFDNAVDETQVAALLPAGPSLVIVTSRARLPDLAGARPVSLAVLPEEEATAFFARLVGADRAAAEPEAVAGIVRLCAGLPLALRLSGARLAHRPAWPIAYLSAQLADARRQLPKLFADREVAPAFSLSHEHLSPGDQQLFYALARHPGADADTAVLAAMTGTPVGPADDALQRLVDVHLAEEAVPGRYRQHDLVRQYARGLSDDPRPVERMLEHYLSAITDAAARFEAGGPDAGTAHAWLMAERGNLLAATRCAAVEGHSNYAWQLAISFWHFLGRDLGSDPIELLEQGLAAAQETAEGGDGLLSTLLALAHWSAGHTSRAYDLLTASAKQPENTEAHAHTLALLGLMLLQRGDHPRAARHAQAAADELAGLARLSPLGIDARIITCWTRGVVRWLSGEDETALDFLRTAYAGCEELGRLSPNDHVLTALARCLITLGDVDEALGHLHQARDLRQRIGDREGEAEALVLIGTAHRSAGRAHDALAPQRAAVTMLDDDARLHAHARIELGRTLDALGNGTEAVEHYTLALTLAVRGEHLHEQAQAHAELARSLTGATGEHRRSAADIAARLGLARPKSLPHLRPAGW, encoded by the coding sequence GTGCTGCGGTTGCTGGGGGAGGTGGCCGCGTCCGTCGACGGCGCGCCGGTGGACCTGGGGCACCCGAAACAGCGTTGTGTGCTGGCCGCGCTGGTGGTCGAACGCGGCCGCGTCGTGCCGATCGACCGGCTCGCCGAGCGGGTGTGGGGGACCGCCGTGCCGTTGCGCGGCCGCGAAACCGTGCACAGCTACATCTCCCGGCTGCGACGGGCCCTGAGCGCGGTGCGCGGAGTGGCCGTCGTGCGGCGATCGGGCGGATACGCCCTGATCGCGGACGCCACACCGCTCCCGGTCGACCTGTACCGGTTCCAGGACCTCTGCGCGCAGGCCGGCGCGGAGGGCGACGACGCGCGGGTGGCGTCCACCTTGGCCGAGGCGCTGGCGTGGTGGCACGGCCCGGCGCTGACCGGGCTGGCCGGGGAGTGGGCCGACGCCGAACGCGACCGGCTGGAGCGGGCCCGGCTGGCGGCCCAGCTCGACCTGGCCGAGGCGCGGCTGCGGCTGGGCGAGGGCACCGAGCTCGTCGCCGGGCTCGCCGGCCTGGCCGCCGCGCACCCGTACGACGAGCGCATCGCGCGCCAGTACATGACGGCCCTGCACCGGGCCGGGCGCACGGCCGACGCCCTCCAGCACTACCGGGAGGTCCACACGCGACTGACCGGGGACCTGGGCATCGATCCGACCGCCGCGCTCAAGGACACCCACCGGCAGCTGCTGGGGCGGGACCACGAACCGCCGCCCCCGGACAGCCCGCCCGCACGGCCCGAAGACCCGGTCCGCCGCACCTGCCTGCCCCGCGACCTCCCGGACTTCACCGGCCGGGACGGCGAACTCGCCCGGCTGGTCGCCGCCGTCGACGACCGGGCCGCCGTCTACTCCGTCGACGGGATGGCCGGGGTCGGCAAGACCGCGTTCGCCGTCCACGCCGGTCACCTGCTGGCCGGCCGGTTTCCCGACGGCGCCCTCTTCGTCGACCTGCAGGGCCACAGCGCGGGGAAGACGCCGCTGACCGCGGACGAGGCGCTGGAAGTGCTGCTGGGGCAGCTCGGCCTCGCGGCGACCGGGGACACCAAGGCGCAGTGGCGGGCGAAGACCGCGGCGCTGCGGCTGCAGGTCGTGTTCGACAACGCCGTGGACGAGACGCAGGTGGCGGCGCTGCTGCCCGCCGGTCCGAGCCTGGTGATCGTGACGAGCCGGGCCCGGCTGCCGGACCTCGCCGGGGCCCGGCCGGTGTCCCTGGCCGTCCTGCCGGAGGAGGAAGCCACGGCGTTCTTCGCGCGGCTGGTGGGCGCCGACCGGGCGGCCGCCGAGCCCGAGGCCGTGGCCGGCATCGTCCGCCTGTGCGCCGGCCTGCCGCTCGCGCTGCGGTTGTCCGGGGCCCGGCTCGCGCACCGCCCGGCCTGGCCGATCGCGTACCTGTCCGCGCAGCTGGCCGACGCGCGGCGGCAGCTGCCGAAGCTGTTCGCCGACCGCGAGGTGGCGCCGGCTTTCAGCCTGTCCCACGAGCACCTGTCACCCGGTGACCAGCAGCTCTTCTACGCCCTGGCCCGGCACCCCGGCGCGGACGCCGACACCGCGGTCCTCGCGGCGATGACCGGTACGCCGGTGGGCCCGGCCGACGACGCGCTGCAGCGGCTGGTCGACGTCCACCTGGCCGAGGAGGCCGTGCCGGGCCGGTACCGCCAGCACGACCTGGTGCGGCAGTACGCCCGCGGGCTGTCCGACGACCCCCGGCCGGTCGAAAGGATGCTCGAGCACTACCTGAGCGCCATCACCGACGCGGCGGCCCGGTTCGAGGCCGGCGGCCCGGACGCCGGGACGGCGCACGCCTGGCTGATGGCCGAGCGCGGCAACCTCCTGGCCGCGACCCGCTGTGCCGCCGTCGAGGGCCACAGCAACTACGCCTGGCAGCTGGCCATCTCGTTCTGGCACTTCCTGGGGCGCGACCTCGGCAGCGACCCGATCGAACTGCTGGAGCAGGGCCTGGCCGCGGCGCAGGAGACGGCCGAGGGCGGGGACGGCCTGCTGAGCACGCTGCTCGCGCTGGCCCACTGGTCCGCCGGCCACACCTCGCGGGCCTACGACCTGCTGACCGCGTCGGCGAAACAGCCGGAGAACACCGAAGCCCACGCGCACACGCTCGCCCTGCTCGGTTTGATGCTCCTGCAGCGCGGCGACCACCCGCGGGCGGCGCGGCACGCGCAGGCGGCGGCCGACGAGCTGGCCGGCCTCGCGCGCCTGTCCCCGCTGGGCATCGACGCCCGGATCATCACGTGCTGGACCCGCGGCGTCGTCCGCTGGCTGAGCGGCGAAGACGAGACCGCGCTGGACTTCCTGCGCACGGCCTACGCCGGCTGCGAGGAACTGGGCCGGCTCAGCCCCAACGACCACGTCCTCACCGCGCTGGCCCGCTGCCTCATCACGCTCGGCGACGTCGACGAGGCCCTCGGCCACCTCCACCAGGCACGCGACCTGCGGCAGCGGATCGGGGACCGGGAAGGCGAAGCCGAGGCCCTGGTGCTCATCGGCACGGCCCACCGCTCAGCGGGACGCGCCCACGACGCCCTGGCGCCGCAACGCGCCGCGGTGACCATGCTCGACGACGACGCCCGGCTCCACGCCCACGCCCGGATCGAGCTCGGCCGGACCCTCGACGCGCTGGGCAACGGCACCGAGGCCGTCGAGCACTACACGCTCGCCCTGACCCTCGCGGTCCGGGGTGAGCACCTCCACGAACAAGCCCAGGCCCACGCCGAACTCGCCCGGTCGCTCACCGGCGCGACCGGGGAACACCGGCGGTCCGCGGCGGACATCGCCGCCCGGCTGGGTCTGGCGCGCCCGAAGTCGTTGCCGCACTTACGCCCCGCCGGCTGGTGA
- a CDS encoding dihydrofolate reductase family protein: MGTVIMHNVVSVDGFIADEHDDVGPLHEWYFSGDTPITGSPGDERFDHSGAGTGFRVSSASAPYVREMWDGIGVIIMGRTLFDLVNGWEGQPPAGEHVVVVSHRPKLAGWHPEASYHFVDDPKAAIARAQELAGDRTIAVNAGEAGSRIFAAGLVDEVAMDVVPVVFGSGKPFFAGIGGQHLLEDPHVVVQGDRVLHLKFKVRRSPAGGA, translated from the coding sequence ATGGGCACGGTGATCATGCACAACGTGGTGTCGGTGGACGGCTTCATCGCCGACGAGCACGACGACGTCGGCCCGCTGCACGAGTGGTACTTCTCCGGTGACACCCCGATCACCGGCAGCCCGGGCGACGAGCGGTTCGACCATTCCGGGGCGGGCACCGGCTTCCGGGTCTCGAGCGCGTCGGCGCCGTACGTCCGGGAGATGTGGGACGGCATCGGCGTGATCATCATGGGCCGCACCCTGTTCGACCTGGTGAACGGCTGGGAGGGGCAGCCGCCCGCGGGTGAGCACGTGGTGGTGGTCTCCCACCGGCCCAAGCTCGCGGGTTGGCACCCCGAAGCGTCCTACCACTTCGTCGACGACCCGAAAGCGGCGATCGCCCGGGCCCAGGAGCTGGCCGGCGACCGGACCATCGCGGTGAACGCGGGCGAAGCGGGCAGCCGGATCTTCGCCGCCGGACTCGTGGACGAGGTGGCGATGGACGTCGTGCCGGTCGTGTTCGGGTCGGGCAAGCCGTTCTTCGCCGGCATCGGAGGACAGCACCTGCTGGAGGATCCGCACGTGGTCGTCCAGGGCGACCGGGTGCTGCACCTGAAGTTCAAGGTGCGCCGGTCACCAGCCGGCGGGGCGTAA
- a CDS encoding oxidoreductase codes for MTTIGNGPEIRGIAGKRALVTGGSRGIGAAVVRRLLDAGAEVLTTARSATSTVPEGASFVEADVRTRAGAEALAAAAEQVLGGVDVLVHNAGGARPYADSSAIPDEGWQDALALNYLASVRLDSLLVPGMRERESGTVVHISSAAVLTPIGPFLHYTAAKAALENYSRGLALELAPLGVRVNAVSPGRTATPGGETTREQWASLGVAPGETNAEDTTPLGRDGRPEDIADAVLFLVSDRASWLTGRNLIVDGGEFPMG; via the coding sequence ATGACCACGATCGGAAACGGCCCGGAAATCCGCGGAATCGCGGGAAAACGGGCCTTGGTCACGGGTGGTTCCCGCGGCATCGGCGCGGCCGTCGTGCGGCGGCTCCTGGACGCGGGCGCCGAGGTGCTCACGACCGCCCGGTCGGCGACGAGCACCGTGCCGGAAGGAGCTTCCTTCGTGGAGGCCGACGTCCGGACCCGGGCCGGCGCGGAAGCGCTCGCCGCGGCCGCGGAGCAGGTGCTCGGCGGGGTGGACGTCCTGGTCCACAACGCGGGCGGGGCGCGACCGTACGCCGATTCCTCGGCCATTCCGGACGAGGGGTGGCAGGACGCGCTGGCGCTGAATTACCTGGCGTCCGTACGGCTGGATTCGTTGCTGGTACCGGGCATGCGGGAACGAGAGTCGGGAACGGTCGTGCACATTTCCTCGGCCGCGGTCCTCACCCCGATCGGACCGTTCCTGCACTACACGGCCGCGAAGGCGGCACTGGAGAACTACAGCCGGGGGCTGGCCTTGGAACTGGCCCCGCTCGGCGTCCGCGTCAACGCCGTGTCCCCGGGCCGGACCGCCACGCCCGGCGGTGAGACGACACGCGAGCAGTGGGCGAGCCTGGGTGTGGCGCCGGGAGAGACCAACGCCGAGGACACCACACCGCTGGGGCGGGACGGCCGGCCCGAGGACATCGCCGACGCCGTGCTGTTCCTCGTGTCCGACCGGGCGAGCTGGCTGACCGGGCGGAACCTCATCGTGGACGGCGGGGAATTCCCCATGGGGTGA